In Arachis stenosperma cultivar V10309 chromosome 1, arast.V10309.gnm1.PFL2, whole genome shotgun sequence, one DNA window encodes the following:
- the LOC130979857 gene encoding uncharacterized protein LOC130979857: protein MAALAEVPWLDDDVIPPPPDADDREITIPWGGWVHEKPPARRRSRARAVVGTPSPSAPTAAPSSSTAAAPSSSTVPSAAPEPTYLLVQRLFRFLERERLHVRRRLDRMDRALISLGAELPPLPDFPASDEQDRQEEDTEAPTQQDAPPVALDTTEPVPPPQTASAPTVVPSTDPPV from the coding sequence atggcggccCTAGCTGAGGTCCCATGGCTAGACGATGATGTGATACCGCCACCCCCTGATGCAGATGACAGGGAGATTACTATTccctggggtggttgggtgcacgagaagcCCCCTGCTAGACGCCGTTCTAGGGCCAGAGCAGTAGTGGGGACACCTTCACCATCAGCCCCTACAGCAGCCCCATCCTCTTCCACGGCAGCAGCTCCATCTTCATCTACAGTTCCTTCTGCAGCACCTGAGCCTACTTATCTCCTGGTCCAGCGTTTATTTCGGTTCCTAGAGCGTGAGAGACTCCATGTCAGACGCCGATTAGATCGGATGGACCGGGCACTTATTTCCCTGGGTGCTGAGTTACCTCCGCTTCCCGATTTtccggcctccgatgagcaggatcgTCAGGAGGAGGATACGGAGGCACCGACTCAGCAGGATGCTCCTCCAGTTGCCCTAGACACCACAGAGCCAGTTCCACCGCCTCAGACAGCTTCGGCTCCTACCGTTGTACCTtccactgatcctccggtttag